One segment of Eschrichtius robustus isolate mEscRob2 chromosome 3, mEscRob2.pri, whole genome shotgun sequence DNA contains the following:
- the ANGEL2 gene encoding protein angel homolog 2 isoform X1, with protein MEAWRCVRRGYSRCAVGRGRYPMLPYHQKSLGRDWTAPWENLQRCCWNRHISSCMRWPGHYSRAPYPYFSSRHFSLNWRPPCLFESRTQFQYWNWRPDNLSQTSLIHLSSYIMNSEGDEPSSKRRKHQGTIKRHWEDVCNHNKEETKILGDKNDDPICEDSENKFDFSVMSYNILSQDLLEDNSHLYKHCRRPVLHWSFRFPNILKEIKHFDADVLCLQEVQEDHYGTEIRPSLESLGYHCEYKMRTGRKPDGCAICFKHSKFSLLSVNPVEFYRRDVPLLDRDNVGLVLLLQPKIPSAASPAICVANTHLLYNPRRGDIKLTQLAMLLAEISSVAHQKDGSFCPIVMCGDFNSVPGSPLYSFIKEGKLNYEGLAIGKVSGQEQSSRGQRILSIPIWPPNLGISQNCVYEVQQVPKVEKTDSDLTQTQLDKTEVLVTAEKLSSKLQHHFSLSSVYSHYFPDTGIPEVTTCHSRSAITVDYIFYSAEKEGVAGQPGAEVALVGGLKLLARLSLLTEQDLWTVNGLPNENNSSDHLPLLAKFRLEL; from the exons ATGGAAGCGTGGCGCTGTGTGAGGAGGGGCTACAGCCGCTGTGCGGTGGGGAGAGGCAG ataCCCCATGTTACCCTATCACCAGAAGAGTCTGGGCAGAGACTGGACTGCACCGTGGGAGAATCTGCAAAGGTGTTGCTGGAACAGACATATTTCTAGTTGTATGAGGTGGCCTGGACATTATTCTCGTGCTCCTTACCCATACTTCAGTAGTAGGCATTTTTCACTAAATTGGAGACCACCTTGTTTGTTTGAGTCTAGAACTCAGTTTCAGTACTGGAACTGGAGACCTGACAACCTGAGCCAGACATCTTTGATTCATCTCTCTAGTTACATCATgaactctgagggagatgagcctTCATCAAAACGAAGAAAACACCAAG GCACAATAAAACGGCATTGGGAAGATGTATGTAACCATAACAAAGAAGAAACGAAGATCCTAGGAGACAAAAATGATGACCCCATATGTGAAGACAGTGAGAACAAGTTTGACTTTTCAGTGATGTCCTATAATATACTTTCTCAAGATTTATTGGAAGACAATTCACACCTTTATAAACACTGCCGGCGGCCAGTATTACACTGGAGTTTTAGGTTTCCCAAtattctgaaagaaattaaacacttTGATGCAGAC gtacTTTGTTTGCAAGAAGTGCAAGAAGATCATTATGGAACAGAGATCAGGCCAAGTTTGGAATCATTGG gTTATCACTGTGAATACAAGATGCGGACAGGAAGGAAACCTGATGGCTGTGCCATTTGCTTCAAACATTCCAAATTTTCTCTCTTATCAGTGAACCCAGTGGAATTCTACCGCCGTGATGTTCCTCTATTGGACAGAGACAATGTTGGATTAGTGTTACTCTTGCAGCCCAAAATCCCAAGTGCTGCCTCCCCTGCGATCTGTGTGGCTAACACACATCTGTTGTATAACCCAAGGCGAGGTGATATTAAACTGACCCAATTGGCAATGCTTCTGGCAGAGATTTCCAGTGTTGCCCATCAGAAAGATGGCAGCTTCTGCCCCATTGTTATGTGTGGTGACTTTAATTCTGTTCCTGGTTCTCCACTCTATAGTTTTATAAAGGAAGGGAAATTGAATTATGAAGGACTTGCCATAGGAAAG GTATCTGGCCAGGAACAGTCTTCACGGGGACAAAGAATTTTATCTATTCCAATTTGGCCCCCAAACCTAGGTATCTCACAGAACTGTGTGTATGAGGTACAGCAGGTACCAAAAGTAGAAAAGACAG ACAGTGATCTGACACAAACACAGCTGGACAAAACAGAGGTCCTAGTAACGGCTGAAAA aTTATCTTCAAAGTTACAGCACCATTTCAGCTTGTCATCTGTTTATTCACATTATTTTCCTGACACTGGAATTCCAGAAGTGACCACCTGTCATTCCCGAAGTGCCAtaactgtggattatattttctattctgcTGAAAAGGAAGGTGTTGCTGGGCAGCCAG GAGCCGAAGTTGCTTTGGTTGGTGGCTTGAAACTTCTAGCTAGACTGTCACTTCTTACAGAACAAGACTTGTGGACTGTTAATGGACTTCCAAACGAAAATAACTCTTCGGATCATCTGCCTTTATTGGCTAAATTCAGACTTGAGCTCTGA
- the ANGEL2 gene encoding protein angel homolog 2 isoform X2 — translation MGRVRAFRTRYPMLPYHQKSLGRDWTAPWENLQRCCWNRHISSCMRWPGHYSRAPYPYFSSRHFSLNWRPPCLFESRTQFQYWNWRPDNLSQTSLIHLSSYIMNSEGDEPSSKRRKHQGTIKRHWEDVCNHNKEETKILGDKNDDPICEDSENKFDFSVMSYNILSQDLLEDNSHLYKHCRRPVLHWSFRFPNILKEIKHFDADVLCLQEVQEDHYGTEIRPSLESLGYHCEYKMRTGRKPDGCAICFKHSKFSLLSVNPVEFYRRDVPLLDRDNVGLVLLLQPKIPSAASPAICVANTHLLYNPRRGDIKLTQLAMLLAEISSVAHQKDGSFCPIVMCGDFNSVPGSPLYSFIKEGKLNYEGLAIGKVSGQEQSSRGQRILSIPIWPPNLGISQNCVYEVQQVPKVEKTDSDLTQTQLDKTEVLVTAEKLSSKLQHHFSLSSVYSHYFPDTGIPEVTTCHSRSAITVDYIFYSAEKEGVAGQPGAEVALVGGLKLLARLSLLTEQDLWTVNGLPNENNSSDHLPLLAKFRLEL, via the exons ATGGGCCGGGTTCGTGCTTTCCGGACCAG ataCCCCATGTTACCCTATCACCAGAAGAGTCTGGGCAGAGACTGGACTGCACCGTGGGAGAATCTGCAAAGGTGTTGCTGGAACAGACATATTTCTAGTTGTATGAGGTGGCCTGGACATTATTCTCGTGCTCCTTACCCATACTTCAGTAGTAGGCATTTTTCACTAAATTGGAGACCACCTTGTTTGTTTGAGTCTAGAACTCAGTTTCAGTACTGGAACTGGAGACCTGACAACCTGAGCCAGACATCTTTGATTCATCTCTCTAGTTACATCATgaactctgagggagatgagcctTCATCAAAACGAAGAAAACACCAAG GCACAATAAAACGGCATTGGGAAGATGTATGTAACCATAACAAAGAAGAAACGAAGATCCTAGGAGACAAAAATGATGACCCCATATGTGAAGACAGTGAGAACAAGTTTGACTTTTCAGTGATGTCCTATAATATACTTTCTCAAGATTTATTGGAAGACAATTCACACCTTTATAAACACTGCCGGCGGCCAGTATTACACTGGAGTTTTAGGTTTCCCAAtattctgaaagaaattaaacacttTGATGCAGAC gtacTTTGTTTGCAAGAAGTGCAAGAAGATCATTATGGAACAGAGATCAGGCCAAGTTTGGAATCATTGG gTTATCACTGTGAATACAAGATGCGGACAGGAAGGAAACCTGATGGCTGTGCCATTTGCTTCAAACATTCCAAATTTTCTCTCTTATCAGTGAACCCAGTGGAATTCTACCGCCGTGATGTTCCTCTATTGGACAGAGACAATGTTGGATTAGTGTTACTCTTGCAGCCCAAAATCCCAAGTGCTGCCTCCCCTGCGATCTGTGTGGCTAACACACATCTGTTGTATAACCCAAGGCGAGGTGATATTAAACTGACCCAATTGGCAATGCTTCTGGCAGAGATTTCCAGTGTTGCCCATCAGAAAGATGGCAGCTTCTGCCCCATTGTTATGTGTGGTGACTTTAATTCTGTTCCTGGTTCTCCACTCTATAGTTTTATAAAGGAAGGGAAATTGAATTATGAAGGACTTGCCATAGGAAAG GTATCTGGCCAGGAACAGTCTTCACGGGGACAAAGAATTTTATCTATTCCAATTTGGCCCCCAAACCTAGGTATCTCACAGAACTGTGTGTATGAGGTACAGCAGGTACCAAAAGTAGAAAAGACAG ACAGTGATCTGACACAAACACAGCTGGACAAAACAGAGGTCCTAGTAACGGCTGAAAA aTTATCTTCAAAGTTACAGCACCATTTCAGCTTGTCATCTGTTTATTCACATTATTTTCCTGACACTGGAATTCCAGAAGTGACCACCTGTCATTCCCGAAGTGCCAtaactgtggattatattttctattctgcTGAAAAGGAAGGTGTTGCTGGGCAGCCAG GAGCCGAAGTTGCTTTGGTTGGTGGCTTGAAACTTCTAGCTAGACTGTCACTTCTTACAGAACAAGACTTGTGGACTGTTAATGGACTTCCAAACGAAAATAACTCTTCGGATCATCTGCCTTTATTGGCTAAATTCAGACTTGAGCTCTGA
- the ANGEL2 gene encoding protein angel homolog 2 isoform X3 has translation MLPYHQKSLGRDWTAPWENLQRCCWNRHISSCMRWPGHYSRAPYPYFSSRHFSLNWRPPCLFESRTQFQYWNWRPDNLSQTSLIHLSSYIMNSEGDEPSSKRRKHQGTIKRHWEDVCNHNKEETKILGDKNDDPICEDSENKFDFSVMSYNILSQDLLEDNSHLYKHCRRPVLHWSFRFPNILKEIKHFDADVLCLQEVQEDHYGTEIRPSLESLGYHCEYKMRTGRKPDGCAICFKHSKFSLLSVNPVEFYRRDVPLLDRDNVGLVLLLQPKIPSAASPAICVANTHLLYNPRRGDIKLTQLAMLLAEISSVAHQKDGSFCPIVMCGDFNSVPGSPLYSFIKEGKLNYEGLAIGKVSGQEQSSRGQRILSIPIWPPNLGISQNCVYEVQQVPKVEKTDSDLTQTQLDKTEVLVTAEKLSSKLQHHFSLSSVYSHYFPDTGIPEVTTCHSRSAITVDYIFYSAEKEGVAGQPGAEVALVGGLKLLARLSLLTEQDLWTVNGLPNENNSSDHLPLLAKFRLEL, from the exons ATGTTACCCTATCACCAGAAGAGTCTGGGCAGAGACTGGACTGCACCGTGGGAGAATCTGCAAAGGTGTTGCTGGAACAGACATATTTCTAGTTGTATGAGGTGGCCTGGACATTATTCTCGTGCTCCTTACCCATACTTCAGTAGTAGGCATTTTTCACTAAATTGGAGACCACCTTGTTTGTTTGAGTCTAGAACTCAGTTTCAGTACTGGAACTGGAGACCTGACAACCTGAGCCAGACATCTTTGATTCATCTCTCTAGTTACATCATgaactctgagggagatgagcctTCATCAAAACGAAGAAAACACCAAG GCACAATAAAACGGCATTGGGAAGATGTATGTAACCATAACAAAGAAGAAACGAAGATCCTAGGAGACAAAAATGATGACCCCATATGTGAAGACAGTGAGAACAAGTTTGACTTTTCAGTGATGTCCTATAATATACTTTCTCAAGATTTATTGGAAGACAATTCACACCTTTATAAACACTGCCGGCGGCCAGTATTACACTGGAGTTTTAGGTTTCCCAAtattctgaaagaaattaaacacttTGATGCAGAC gtacTTTGTTTGCAAGAAGTGCAAGAAGATCATTATGGAACAGAGATCAGGCCAAGTTTGGAATCATTGG gTTATCACTGTGAATACAAGATGCGGACAGGAAGGAAACCTGATGGCTGTGCCATTTGCTTCAAACATTCCAAATTTTCTCTCTTATCAGTGAACCCAGTGGAATTCTACCGCCGTGATGTTCCTCTATTGGACAGAGACAATGTTGGATTAGTGTTACTCTTGCAGCCCAAAATCCCAAGTGCTGCCTCCCCTGCGATCTGTGTGGCTAACACACATCTGTTGTATAACCCAAGGCGAGGTGATATTAAACTGACCCAATTGGCAATGCTTCTGGCAGAGATTTCCAGTGTTGCCCATCAGAAAGATGGCAGCTTCTGCCCCATTGTTATGTGTGGTGACTTTAATTCTGTTCCTGGTTCTCCACTCTATAGTTTTATAAAGGAAGGGAAATTGAATTATGAAGGACTTGCCATAGGAAAG GTATCTGGCCAGGAACAGTCTTCACGGGGACAAAGAATTTTATCTATTCCAATTTGGCCCCCAAACCTAGGTATCTCACAGAACTGTGTGTATGAGGTACAGCAGGTACCAAAAGTAGAAAAGACAG ACAGTGATCTGACACAAACACAGCTGGACAAAACAGAGGTCCTAGTAACGGCTGAAAA aTTATCTTCAAAGTTACAGCACCATTTCAGCTTGTCATCTGTTTATTCACATTATTTTCCTGACACTGGAATTCCAGAAGTGACCACCTGTCATTCCCGAAGTGCCAtaactgtggattatattttctattctgcTGAAAAGGAAGGTGTTGCTGGGCAGCCAG GAGCCGAAGTTGCTTTGGTTGGTGGCTTGAAACTTCTAGCTAGACTGTCACTTCTTACAGAACAAGACTTGTGGACTGTTAATGGACTTCCAAACGAAAATAACTCTTCGGATCATCTGCCTTTATTGGCTAAATTCAGACTTGAGCTCTGA
- the ANGEL2 gene encoding protein angel homolog 2 isoform X4, whose protein sequence is MSYNILSQDLLEDNSHLYKHCRRPVLHWSFRFPNILKEIKHFDADVLCLQEVQEDHYGTEIRPSLESLGYHCEYKMRTGRKPDGCAICFKHSKFSLLSVNPVEFYRRDVPLLDRDNVGLVLLLQPKIPSAASPAICVANTHLLYNPRRGDIKLTQLAMLLAEISSVAHQKDGSFCPIVMCGDFNSVPGSPLYSFIKEGKLNYEGLAIGKVSGQEQSSRGQRILSIPIWPPNLGISQNCVYEVQQVPKVEKTDSDLTQTQLDKTEVLVTAEKLSSKLQHHFSLSSVYSHYFPDTGIPEVTTCHSRSAITVDYIFYSAEKEGVAGQPGAEVALVGGLKLLARLSLLTEQDLWTVNGLPNENNSSDHLPLLAKFRLEL, encoded by the exons ATGTCCTATAATATACTTTCTCAAGATTTATTGGAAGACAATTCACACCTTTATAAACACTGCCGGCGGCCAGTATTACACTGGAGTTTTAGGTTTCCCAAtattctgaaagaaattaaacacttTGATGCAGAC gtacTTTGTTTGCAAGAAGTGCAAGAAGATCATTATGGAACAGAGATCAGGCCAAGTTTGGAATCATTGG gTTATCACTGTGAATACAAGATGCGGACAGGAAGGAAACCTGATGGCTGTGCCATTTGCTTCAAACATTCCAAATTTTCTCTCTTATCAGTGAACCCAGTGGAATTCTACCGCCGTGATGTTCCTCTATTGGACAGAGACAATGTTGGATTAGTGTTACTCTTGCAGCCCAAAATCCCAAGTGCTGCCTCCCCTGCGATCTGTGTGGCTAACACACATCTGTTGTATAACCCAAGGCGAGGTGATATTAAACTGACCCAATTGGCAATGCTTCTGGCAGAGATTTCCAGTGTTGCCCATCAGAAAGATGGCAGCTTCTGCCCCATTGTTATGTGTGGTGACTTTAATTCTGTTCCTGGTTCTCCACTCTATAGTTTTATAAAGGAAGGGAAATTGAATTATGAAGGACTTGCCATAGGAAAG GTATCTGGCCAGGAACAGTCTTCACGGGGACAAAGAATTTTATCTATTCCAATTTGGCCCCCAAACCTAGGTATCTCACAGAACTGTGTGTATGAGGTACAGCAGGTACCAAAAGTAGAAAAGACAG ACAGTGATCTGACACAAACACAGCTGGACAAAACAGAGGTCCTAGTAACGGCTGAAAA aTTATCTTCAAAGTTACAGCACCATTTCAGCTTGTCATCTGTTTATTCACATTATTTTCCTGACACTGGAATTCCAGAAGTGACCACCTGTCATTCCCGAAGTGCCAtaactgtggattatattttctattctgcTGAAAAGGAAGGTGTTGCTGGGCAGCCAG GAGCCGAAGTTGCTTTGGTTGGTGGCTTGAAACTTCTAGCTAGACTGTCACTTCTTACAGAACAAGACTTGTGGACTGTTAATGGACTTCCAAACGAAAATAACTCTTCGGATCATCTGCCTTTATTGGCTAAATTCAGACTTGAGCTCTGA